The Micromonospora sp. NBC_00421 DNA window ATCGACACCCCGGCGGTGCTGGGCGCGCTGGCGTTGGGCGCGCTGGCCACTGTCGGTTGCGCGTGGCGGTGGCGGCTGGTCGCCGGAGGGCTGGGCATCCGGCTGCCGCTCGGCACTGCGGTGGCCGACTGCTACCGGGCGGTCTTCCTCAACGCGACGCTGCCCGGCGGGGTGCTCGGGGACGTGCACCGGGCGGTGCGGCACGGCCGGGAGGCCGGTGACCTGGGTCGGGCCGTCCGGGCGGTGGTCTGGGAGCGGACCGCAGGACAGGTGGTCCAGGTGGTGCTCGCGGCGGGGCTGCTGCTGGCCCTGCCGTCGCCGGTGCGGCCGTACCTGCCGATGGCGGTGGCCGTGACGGTGGCGGTCGGGCTGGCGCTGCTGGTGCTGGTGCGGGCGCTGCCCCGGTCCGGGCCGTCGCGGCGGGCCCGCGCGGTGCGGGCCGCCACCGCCGACGTGCGGGCCGGGCTGCTGGGTCGACGCACCGGGCCGGGGGTGCTTGTCGCCTCGACGGTGGTGGTCGGCTGCCACCTGGCGACGTTCGTGCTGGCCGCCCGGGTGACCGGAGTCACCGCACCGCTGACGGTGCTGGCGCCGCTGACCCTGCTGGCACTCTTGGCGATGGCACTACCCGCCAACGTGGCCGGGTTCGGTCCGCGTGAGGGCGTCGCCGCCTGGGCGTTCGGCGCTGCCGGCCTGGGCGCCGCCGAAGGGGTGGCCACCGCCCTGGTGTACGGGGCGCTGGTGCTGGTCGCCGCCCTACCGGGTGCCGCCGTGCTGGTGCTGCGGGGTCGCCCGTCCGCGCTGCGCGCACGGCCGGGTGACCGTACGGTGGGGACCCAGGGTGGTTCCTCACCGGTACCCGCTGCCGGGCTGGCCGGCAGCGCCTGACAGAGGAGACACATGTTCGACGCACTGCCGGCAGCGACGGTCCGGACACAGGTCACGGTCCCGCTGCGGTTCCCCGACGGGTACACCACCACGGCCCGGGTCTTCTCGTTCGACGGGCTGGTGGACGGCCGGGAGCACCTGGCGTTCGGGCTGGGCGACTGGGCGGGCGCGCTGCGCCGGCACGCGGCGGGCGGGGCCGCGCCGCTGGTCCGCCCACACAGCGAGTGCCTGACCGGGGACGTCTTCGGCAGTCAGCGCTGTGACTGCGGCCCGCAGCTGCGCGAGGCGGTCGAGCGGATCACCGAGGCGGGTGGCTTCCTGCTCTACCTGCGCCAGGAGGGACGCGGCATCGGCCTCTACCCCAAGCTCGACGCGTACGCCCTCCAGGACGCCGGGCTCGACACCTACCAGGCGAACGTGGCGCTCGGCCACGACGAGGACGAACGGGACTACCGGGCCGCCGCGCAGATGCTGGCGGTGCTCGGGGTGCCGGAGCTGGTGCTGCTGAGCAGCAACCCGGACAAGGCCGAGCAGTTGACCCGGCTGGGCGTGGCGGTGGCCGAGGTGGTGCCGACCGGGGTGTTCCTGTCCCCCGCCAACGCCGACTACCTGGCGGCGAAGGCGAGCCGGGCCGCCGCCCGGGCCGTCGACCTGCCGTCGTTGAACTGAGATGGGTGTCGTGTCGGCCGGGACGACGGACACCGCCGTCCCGGCGTCGACCGGGCGGCCGTACGTGCTGCTCAGTTGCGCCACGTCGATAGACGGGTACATCGACGACGCCACCGAGCAGCGGCTGCTGCTGTCCAACGCCGAGGACATGGACCGCATCGACGGCGTCCGGGCCGGGTGTGACGCGATCCTGGTCGGCGCGGGCACGATCCGGGCGGACGACCCCCGGCTGGTGGTCCGCTCGGCGCGGCTGCGGGCCGCCCGGCAGGCCGCCGGATTGCCGCCGTCGCCGGTGAAGGTGACCCTGACCGCACGGGGACTGCTGGACCCGACGGCCCGGTTCTTCACCGTCGGCGACGCCGAGAAGATCGTCTACTGCGCCGGCCCCGCGGTGGAGAAGACCACCGAACTGCTCGCCGGGTCGGCCACCGTGGTCGACGCGGGTGACCCGTTGGATCCGGCCCGCGCCCTGGCGGACCTGGCCGGTCGGGGGGTGGAGCGACTGATGGTGGAGGGCGGTGCGACGGTGCACGCCCGGTTCCTCACCGCCGGCCTCGCCGACGAACTGCACCTGGTGGTCGCCCCGTTCTTCGTCGGCGACCGCCGGGCGCCCCGGTTCGTCGGCGACGGCGCGTTCCCGTGGCACCCGGGCCACCGGGCCAGGATCGCCGAGGTACGCCAGATCGGCGACGTGGTGCTGGTGCGCTACGCCCTCTCGGAGCGTTGCGTCGACGGGCTGCCGGGATGAGCGACAATCCCTGGATGCGGTGCGAATCGTGGCGGGAGATCCTGTCGGCCCAGCTCGACGGGGAGGAGACCGCCGAGGAGCGGGTAGCGGTCCAGGCGCACCTGGACGGGTGCGCCGACTGCCGGGCGTGGCACGAGGTCGCCGCCATGGTGACCCGACGGGCCCGTACCCGGGTGGTGACGGCGGCACCAGACCTGGCCGGTACGGTCCTGGCGGAGACGATCCTCGCCGCCGTGCCGCCGCCGCGCCGACGGCTCGTCGACAGGTGGCGCGGCGGGCTGACCAACGGTCTGCGGGTGGCCCTGGGGCTGCTCGGCGCGGTCCAGCTCGCCCTCGGGCTGGCCCAGGTCGGCCAGGGTGTCAACGCCGAGCACCTGCACCCGACCGGGCAGCACCTGTGGCACGAGTCGGCGGCGTGGAACGTGGCGGTGGGCGCCGGCTTCCTCTTCGTCGCGGTGCGCCGTACCCCGCCGGCCGGGTTGTTGCCGATGCTCAGCGCCTTCGTCGCGACCCTGGTCCTGCTGTCGGTCAACGACCTGGTCACCGCACAGGTGGCGGTGCCCCGGCTGATCAGCCACGGGTTCCTGGTCGGCGGTTACCTGATCACGGTGCTGTTGTTCCGGCTCGGTCCGCGTCCGACCGGCCCGCCGCAGGGCCGACGCACCGGCCGGTCGCGGTGGCGGTTGCGGCTCGACGAACTCGACGAACCCCGCCGGATGGCGGCGCAGCCGTACGGCGCGCAGGCCCGCGACCGCCGGGCGGCCTGAGGCCCCGGGGGCGCACCGGTTCAGTCGAGACCACGGATGAGGTGCGGCTCGGTGTCCGGGTCGGACCAGTCGCACTGTCCGCGCTGGTTCGCCCGCCCCCAGGCGTCCAGGGCGGAGGGTGCCCGGACCGCCTCGGCCGACCGGCCGGTGCGGGGGTGGCCGGGCCCGGGTCGGGTCTTGTCGTCGGGGCTGTCCGTCAACGCGTCCCCCATGTCGGGACACCTCCCATCGTGGCACCGGCACCGGGCCGGTCACCTTCGCCGTTGCCAGGTCGACGATCGCCGTTGCCAGGTCAACGATCGAAGCACCCGTCCGGCGACCGGACCGGAATCCCGGCCCCCGTCGACCGGCCGACCTCGCCACCTGTGGTGATGGGACAATCACCGCGACCCTGGAGGTGCGGTGAAGTACCTGATCCTGATCAGCCACAACGCGCAGGCTCGTGACCTGTGGCAGGCCATGTCCGACACCGAACGGCAGCTGGGCGTCGAGGCCCACACCACCCTGGTCGACGAGCTGACCGCGACCGGTGAGCTGCTCGCCTCCGAGGCGTTGGCCGACCCGGCCACGGCCCGCCGGGTCCGGGTCGACCGGGGTCGGACGACCGCCACCGACGGCCCCTTCCCCGAGGTGAAGGAGTATCTCGCCGGTTTCTACCTGGTGGAGTGCGACAGCATCGAGCGGGCGGTGGCGCTCGCTGCCCGGGTGCCGGAGGCGCGGCTCGGCCTGGTCGAGGTGCGGCCGGTCCTCGCCGCCGGCCGCCCGGACGCGTGACCGCCACGCCGGCCGTCGAGGACCTGCTGCGCGAGCACGCCCCGCAGGTGCTCACCACCCTGGTACGCCGGTACGGCGGCTTCGACACCTGCGAGGACGCCGTCCAGGAGGCCATGCTGGCGGCGGCCGTACAGTGGCCGCGGGAAGGGCTGCCGGCGAACCCCCGGGGCTGGCTGACCACTGTCGCCTCCCGCCGTTGGACGGAGGCGTGGCGCAGCGACGCCGCCCGCCGGCGCCGGGAGCGTACGGTGGCCGCCCTGACCGGTCCGGGTCCGGTCTCCGCCGTGGACGACACGCTGACGTTGCTGATGCTCTGCTGCCATCCGGCACTGACCCGGGGTTCCCAGGTGGCGCTCACCCTGCGGGCGGTCGGCGGGCTGGGCACCGCCGAGATCGCCCGGGCGTTCCTGGTGCCCGAGTCGACCGTCGCGCAACGGATCAGCCGGGCCAAGCAGCAGATCCGGGCCGGTGGCACCGAGTTCCGGCTGCCCTCCCCCGGTGACCGCCCGACCCGGATGGTCGCCGTGCTGGAAGTCCTCTACCTGATCTTCAACGAGGGCTACACGGCCACTTCGGGTCCGGTGTGGGACCGGAGGGAGCTCACCGCCGAGGCGATCCGGCTGACCCGGCAGCTGCACCAGCACCTGCCCGACGATCCTGAGGTCACCGGCCTGCTGGCGCTGATGCTGCTCACCGACGCCCGCCGGCCGGCGCGGACCCGGCCGGACGGATCACCCGTCCCGCTTGCCGAGCAGGACCGGTCCCGGTGGGACCGGGCGGCCGTCGCCGAGGGGGTCGCGCTGATCACCCGGACCCTGGCGGACGCGCCGCTCGGGCCCTACCAGGTGCAGGCCGCGATCGCCGCCGTGCACGACGAGGCACCCCGCGCCGAGGACACCGACTGGCCGCAGATCCTCGGGCTCTACAACCTGCTGCGGCGCGTCGCGCCCGGCCCGATGGTCACGCTCAACCGGATCGTGGCGGTCGCCATGGTGGACGGGGCGCGGGCCGCACTCGCGGAACTGACCGCCGCCCAGGCCGATCCCGTGCTCGCCGGCAACCACCGGACGCACGTCGTCCGGGGGCACCTGCTCGACCTGCTCGGCGACCGGGCGGCGGCCAGGCGGTGCTACCTGCTGGCCGCCCAGGGGACCCGCAACGTCCCGGAGCAGCGTTTCCTGCGACTGCGCGCGGCCCGGCCGGCCTGAACACCGCGATCCACCTCCGCCACCACCCCGGACACCAGCGCGCTCATCCGGTCGGCGCGCCGAGCTGGCGGGGCCGTCGCCGGGTGATGTCCCCGGCCCGGATGTCGAAGTCGGCGCGGTGGTCTCGACACAGGGGTGGAAGTCGTCGCACCCGTTTCAGGAGGCAGCCGTGAAGTACCTGATCATGATCACTCACACCCGGCAGATCCGGGACACCTGGCAGGACATGTCCGACACCGACCGCGAAACGGGAGTCAGGGCGCACGCCGCCCTGGTGGAGGAGCTCACCGAGTCGGGTGAGCTGATCGTCGCCGAGGCGCTCGCCGACCCGGGGCAGGCGAAGAAGGTTCTGGTCAGTGACGGGCGGGCGGTGACCACCGACGGCCCGTTCCCTGAGGCCGGGGAGCACCTCGCCGGGATCTACCTGGTCGACTGCGCCAGCATCGGGCAGGCGGTCGAGCACGCCGCCCGCATCCCCGAGGCCCGCTTCGGCCTGGTCGAGGTGCGCCCGGTACGCGAGGCCGGTGGCCCCGACATGTGAGGTCCGCGACGGGCCGGCGGCCCCGATAGGTGCCGCCGGCCCCTCCACGGTACGAGCCCTCCGCCGTCGCCCCGCCGAGTGTGGGGAGGTCGACAGCGGGTAACCCGCTCGACGACGCCCGCCCCCGACGCCCGCCCCTCACCCGGGCCGGGAACTGCTATCCGTACACCAAAGCTATTGCAGTTAGCTTTTTGCCTAGCTACGCTAGCTTCATGACCGAATCCCGGAACGCCCTCCAGCCGGCGACCCGCTTCCTGCACCGCGCGGAAGGTCGCATCGCGTACGACCTGCAGGGCAGCGGCCCGCTCGTGATCCTCGTGCCCGGAATGGCGGAACTGCGCACCTCGTACCGCTTCCTCACCCCGGCCCTGGTCGCCGCCGGCTACACCGTGGCCACCACCGACCTGCGTGGTCACGGTGACAGCGACACCACATTCACCTCCTACGGTGACCGCGAGACGGCCGCCGACATCAGCGCCCTGATCGACGAGCTCGGCCGGCCGGCGACAGTCGTCGGCAACTCCCTCGCGGCGGGTGCGGGCGTCATCGTCGCGGCCGACCACCCCGAGCAGGTCTCCGGTCTCGTGCTGGTCGGCCCGTTCGTGCGCAACCCGAAGATGCCCCCGGGCATGCGGAGCCTGTTCCACGCGATGACGTCGCCGCTCTGGGTGGCCACCGTCTGGAAGGCCTACCTGCCCTCCCTCTACGCCGGCACCAAACCCGCCGACTTCGCCGAATACCGCGCGGCCGTCATAGGCAAGCTCCGCCAGCCCGCGTACGGCAAGGCCTTCTCGCGCACCGCACGACAGACCGACCACGATGTCGCCGAGGTACGACTCGCCGAGGTGGACACGCCGGTGCTCGTCGTCATGGGCGACCGTGACCCCGACTTCAAGGACCCGGCGGCCGAGGCGGCGTGGATCGGCGAGACCCTGCGTGGCGAGGTCGTCATGGTGCCCGACGCCGGCCACTACCCGCACTCCCAGCGACCCGAGCTCACCACCCCGGCCGTGCTCGCCTTCCTCGGGCGGGTGCACGCGGGTGCCTAGGGCCGGCCTCACCACCGCCGTCGTCGTCGAGCGTGGCGCCCAACTGCTCGAAGCCCACCCCACCGACGAGCTCACCCTCGCCGCGCTCGCCGAGAGCCTCGGCGTACGCGTCCCGTCCCTCTACAAGCACGTCGACGGCCTTCCCGGGCTCCGCCGCGGCATGATGCTCCGCGCGAAGGGCAACCTCTCCGCGGCGCTCGCCCAGGCGTGCATCGGCCGCGCCCGTGCCGACGCGGTCCGCAGCCTGGCCGCCGCCTACCGGGCGTGGGCGCGGGAGAATCCGATGCAGTACCCGATGACCATCCGCGCGCCCGAGCCCGACGACACCGAGGACCAGCTCGCGAGCGGGAGCGGGCTCGACGTGATCTACACCGTCCTGGCCGGTTACCGTCTCGTCGGCGACGACGCGATCGACGCCACGCGGTTCCTGCGCTCCGTCATCCACGGCTTCGTCAGCCTGGAGACCGCCGGTGCCTTCAAGCTCACCGCCGACCTCGAGCGCAGCTACGACAGGACGATCGACAGCGTGGTGACCGCCCTCGAGACCTGGCCGCGCTCATGACCGCCCGCACCCCGCCACCGGCCACCCCGGTGCCGGTCCTCTACCGGGCCGAGGGCGCCGTCGTCGCCGCGGCGGCCGTCGCCCTCATCGTGCTGACGGGCTTCGCCTGGTGGTGGCTGCTCGCCCTGTTCCTCGTCTTCGACCTCCCGATGCTCGGCTACCTGATCGACAACCGCGTCGGGGCGATCACCTACAACCTGGCACACAACTACGTCGCCCCCTGCGCGCTGCTCGCCGTCCACGGCATCGCCCTGGCTCTCGGCGGGACCGGATGGCCGCTGCTCGCGCTCGTGGCAGGTTGCTGGCTCTTCCACGTCGGAGTGGACCGGGCAGTCGGCTACGGCCCCAGACCCCTGCACTAACCCCCACCCACCCCCCACCACCGCCCCCACCCCCCACCACCGCCCCGGACCACCGCCCCGGTGATCAAGAGGTTTGCGTCAGGATTGATCTTCAAGGTGACGCAAACCTCTTGATCACCGCGGGAGGGTGAGGGGCAGGGGAGGGTGAGGGGGCAGGGGAGGATGGGGGGTCAGGGGGGTGGGGGGGCGACGCTGGCCCGGTGGACCAGGGTGGGGGCGATGGTGTGCCGTTCGACCACGCCCGGGCCGGCCTCGATCTGCCGCAGCAGCATCGCCAGCCCGACGCGGGCCACCGCGTCGAAGTCCGGCCGCACGGTGGTCAACGGGGGGATGAAGTACGCCGCCTCCGGCACGTCGTCGAAGCCGACCACGCTGATCTCCTCCGGCACCCGACGCCCGCGCTCGCTCAACGCCCGCAACACCCCCAGCGCGAGATGGTCGTTCGCCGCGAAGACCGCCGTCACCTCCGGCATCCGGGCCAGCATCTGCCCACAGCGGTATCCTGAC harbors:
- a CDS encoding lysylphosphatidylglycerol synthase domain-containing protein; this encodes MSPDATGTSPVHARRRVAWAWVSNLGGVGLVAVLLWWLGTGPALAGLRRIDTPAVLGALALGALATVGCAWRWRLVAGGLGIRLPLGTAVADCYRAVFLNATLPGGVLGDVHRAVRHGREAGDLGRAVRAVVWERTAGQVVQVVLAAGLLLALPSPVRPYLPMAVAVTVAVGLALLVLVRALPRSGPSRRARAVRAATADVRAGLLGRRTGPGVLVASTVVVGCHLATFVLAARVTGVTAPLTVLAPLTLLALLAMALPANVAGFGPREGVAAWAFGAAGLGAAEGVATALVYGALVLVAALPGAAVLVLRGRPSALRARPGDRTVGTQGGSSPVPAAGLAGSA
- a CDS encoding GTP cyclohydrolase II — protein: MFDALPAATVRTQVTVPLRFPDGYTTTARVFSFDGLVDGREHLAFGLGDWAGALRRHAAGGAAPLVRPHSECLTGDVFGSQRCDCGPQLREAVERITEAGGFLLYLRQEGRGIGLYPKLDAYALQDAGLDTYQANVALGHDEDERDYRAAAQMLAVLGVPELVLLSSNPDKAEQLTRLGVAVAEVVPTGVFLSPANADYLAAKASRAAARAVDLPSLN
- a CDS encoding RibD family protein — encoded protein: MSAGTTDTAVPASTGRPYVLLSCATSIDGYIDDATEQRLLLSNAEDMDRIDGVRAGCDAILVGAGTIRADDPRLVVRSARLRAARQAAGLPPSPVKVTLTARGLLDPTARFFTVGDAEKIVYCAGPAVEKTTELLAGSATVVDAGDPLDPARALADLAGRGVERLMVEGGATVHARFLTAGLADELHLVVAPFFVGDRRAPRFVGDGAFPWHPGHRARIAEVRQIGDVVLVRYALSERCVDGLPG
- a CDS encoding zf-HC2 domain-containing protein, with the protein product MRCESWREILSAQLDGEETAEERVAVQAHLDGCADCRAWHEVAAMVTRRARTRVVTAAPDLAGTVLAETILAAVPPPRRRLVDRWRGGLTNGLRVALGLLGAVQLALGLAQVGQGVNAEHLHPTGQHLWHESAAWNVAVGAGFLFVAVRRTPPAGLLPMLSAFVATLVLLSVNDLVTAQVAVPRLISHGFLVGGYLITVLLFRLGPRPTGPPQGRRTGRSRWRLRLDELDEPRRMAAQPYGAQARDRRAA
- a CDS encoding YciI family protein yields the protein MKYLILISHNAQARDLWQAMSDTERQLGVEAHTTLVDELTATGELLASEALADPATARRVRVDRGRTTATDGPFPEVKEYLAGFYLVECDSIERAVALAARVPEARLGLVEVRPVLAAGRPDA
- a CDS encoding RNA polymerase sigma factor; this encodes MTATPAVEDLLREHAPQVLTTLVRRYGGFDTCEDAVQEAMLAAAVQWPREGLPANPRGWLTTVASRRWTEAWRSDAARRRRERTVAALTGPGPVSAVDDTLTLLMLCCHPALTRGSQVALTLRAVGGLGTAEIARAFLVPESTVAQRISRAKQQIRAGGTEFRLPSPGDRPTRMVAVLEVLYLIFNEGYTATSGPVWDRRELTAEAIRLTRQLHQHLPDDPEVTGLLALMLLTDARRPARTRPDGSPVPLAEQDRSRWDRAAVAEGVALITRTLADAPLGPYQVQAAIAAVHDEAPRAEDTDWPQILGLYNLLRRVAPGPMVTLNRIVAVAMVDGARAALAELTAAQADPVLAGNHRTHVVRGHLLDLLGDRAAARRCYLLAAQGTRNVPEQRFLRLRAARPA
- a CDS encoding YciI family protein produces the protein MKYLIMITHTRQIRDTWQDMSDTDRETGVRAHAALVEELTESGELIVAEALADPGQAKKVLVSDGRAVTTDGPFPEAGEHLAGIYLVDCASIGQAVEHAARIPEARFGLVEVRPVREAGGPDM
- a CDS encoding alpha/beta fold hydrolase yields the protein MTESRNALQPATRFLHRAEGRIAYDLQGSGPLVILVPGMAELRTSYRFLTPALVAAGYTVATTDLRGHGDSDTTFTSYGDRETAADISALIDELGRPATVVGNSLAAGAGVIVAADHPEQVSGLVLVGPFVRNPKMPPGMRSLFHAMTSPLWVATVWKAYLPSLYAGTKPADFAEYRAAVIGKLRQPAYGKAFSRTARQTDHDVAEVRLAEVDTPVLVVMGDRDPDFKDPAAEAAWIGETLRGEVVMVPDAGHYPHSQRPELTTPAVLAFLGRVHAGA
- a CDS encoding TetR/AcrR family transcriptional regulator, with amino-acid sequence MPRAGLTTAVVVERGAQLLEAHPTDELTLAALAESLGVRVPSLYKHVDGLPGLRRGMMLRAKGNLSAALAQACIGRARADAVRSLAAAYRAWARENPMQYPMTIRAPEPDDTEDQLASGSGLDVIYTVLAGYRLVGDDAIDATRFLRSVIHGFVSLETAGAFKLTADLERSYDRTIDSVVTALETWPRS
- a CDS encoding DUF4260 family protein — translated: MTARTPPPATPVPVLYRAEGAVVAAAAVALIVLTGFAWWWLLALFLVFDLPMLGYLIDNRVGAITYNLAHNYVAPCALLAVHGIALALGGTGWPLLALVAGCWLFHVGVDRAVGYGPRPLH